Proteins from a single region of Platichthys flesus chromosome 16, fPlaFle2.1, whole genome shotgun sequence:
- the cyth1a gene encoding cytohesin-1a isoform X1 translates to MGTVSELCVSSLQTFLCPAVKALQQPPVPDDLTPEEHQELENIRRRKQELLEDIQRLKDEIAEVTSEIENLGSTEERKNMQRNKQVAMGRKKFNMDPKKGIQFLIENDLLKNTSGDIAQFLYKGEGLNKTAIGDYLGERDDFNIEVLHAFVELHEFTDLNLVQALRQFLWSFRLPGEAQKIDRMMEAFAQRYCQCNAGVFQSTDTCYILSFAIIMLNTSLHNPNVKDKPSVERFISMNRGINDGGDLPEDLLRNLYDSIKNEPFKIPEDDGNDLTHTFFNPDREGWLLKLGGRVKTWKRRWFILTDNCLYYFEYTTDKEPRGIIPLENLSIKEVEDKKPNCFELFIPDNKDQVIKACKTEADGRVVEGNHTFYRISAPTTEEKDDWMNSIKAAISRDPFYEMLAARKKKVSSMKRH, encoded by the exons ATGGGGACAGTGAGTGAACTCTGCGTGTCCAGTCTTCAGACGTTCTTGTGTCCAGCTGTGAAGGCGCTCCAACAACCTCCAG TCCCAGACGACCTCACCCCAGAGGAGCACCAGGAGCTGGAGAATATCCGCCGGCGCaaacaggagctgctggaggacatTCAG CGGCTGAAGGATGAGATAGCAGAGGTGACAAGTGAGATCGAGAACCTTGGTTCCACTGAGGAGAG GAAAAATATGCAGAGGAACAAACAGGTGGCGATGGGCCGTAAGAAATTCAACATGGACCCCAAAAAG gggATCCAGTTCCTGATTGAGAACGACTTACTGAAGAATACCAGCGGCGACATCGCTCAATTCCTCTACAAGGGCGAAGGCCTGAACAAGACAGCCATCGGCGACTACCTCGGAGAGAG AGATGACTTCAATATCGAAGTCCTCCATGCCTTTGTGGAGCTTCATGAGTTCACAGACCTCAACCTGGTTCAGGCCCTAAG ACAGTTCCTGTGGAGTTTTCGACTGCCGGGAGAGGCTCAGAAGATCGACCGCATGATGGAGGCCTTCGCTCAGCGCTACTGCCAGTGCAACGCTGGCGTTTTCCAGTCCACAG aCACCTGTTACATCCTGTCGTTTGCCATCATCATGCTCAACACCAGCCTCCACAACCCCAACGTGAAGGACAAGCCGTCTGTGGAGCGATTCATCTCCATGAACAGAGGAATCAACGATGGAGGGGACTTGCCTGAAGACCTGCTCAGG AACCTGTATGATAGCATCAAGAACGAGCCCTTCAAAATCCCAGAGGACGACGGCAATGACCTCACGCACACTTTCTTCAACCCAGACAGGGAGGGCTGGCTGCTGAAACTGG GGGGACGAGTAAAAACCTGGAAGAGGAGGTGGTTCATCCTCACCGACAACTGTCTGTACTACTTTGAGTACACCACA GACAAAGAGCCCAGAGGAATCATCCCCCTGGAGAACCTGAGCATCAAGGAGGTGGAGGATAAGAAGCCA AACTGCTTTGAGCTTTTCATACCGGACAATAAGGACCAGGTGATAAAGGCTTGTAAGACCGAGGCGGACGGACGCGTCGTGGAGGGGAACCATACCTTCTACCGTATTTCTGCCCCCACCACGGAGGAGAAAGATGACTGGATGAACAGCAtcaa AGCCGCAATCAGCAGGGATCCTTTTTACGAGATGTTGGCGGCCAGGAAAAAAAAGGTGTCTTCCATGAAGAGGCACTAG
- the cyth1a gene encoding cytohesin-1a isoform X2: protein MVLKSEDGIVPDDLTPEEHQELENIRRRKQELLEDIQRLKDEIAEVTSEIENLGSTEERKNMQRNKQVAMGRKKFNMDPKKGIQFLIENDLLKNTSGDIAQFLYKGEGLNKTAIGDYLGERDDFNIEVLHAFVELHEFTDLNLVQALRQFLWSFRLPGEAQKIDRMMEAFAQRYCQCNAGVFQSTDTCYILSFAIIMLNTSLHNPNVKDKPSVERFISMNRGINDGGDLPEDLLRNLYDSIKNEPFKIPEDDGNDLTHTFFNPDREGWLLKLGGGRVKTWKRRWFILTDNCLYYFEYTTDKEPRGIIPLENLSIKEVEDKKPNCFELFIPDNKDQVIKACKTEADGRVVEGNHTFYRISAPTTEEKDDWMNSIKAAISRDPFYEMLAARKKKVSSMKRH, encoded by the exons ATGGTGTTGAAGTCGGAAGACGGGATCG TCCCAGACGACCTCACCCCAGAGGAGCACCAGGAGCTGGAGAATATCCGCCGGCGCaaacaggagctgctggaggacatTCAG CGGCTGAAGGATGAGATAGCAGAGGTGACAAGTGAGATCGAGAACCTTGGTTCCACTGAGGAGAG GAAAAATATGCAGAGGAACAAACAGGTGGCGATGGGCCGTAAGAAATTCAACATGGACCCCAAAAAG gggATCCAGTTCCTGATTGAGAACGACTTACTGAAGAATACCAGCGGCGACATCGCTCAATTCCTCTACAAGGGCGAAGGCCTGAACAAGACAGCCATCGGCGACTACCTCGGAGAGAG AGATGACTTCAATATCGAAGTCCTCCATGCCTTTGTGGAGCTTCATGAGTTCACAGACCTCAACCTGGTTCAGGCCCTAAG ACAGTTCCTGTGGAGTTTTCGACTGCCGGGAGAGGCTCAGAAGATCGACCGCATGATGGAGGCCTTCGCTCAGCGCTACTGCCAGTGCAACGCTGGCGTTTTCCAGTCCACAG aCACCTGTTACATCCTGTCGTTTGCCATCATCATGCTCAACACCAGCCTCCACAACCCCAACGTGAAGGACAAGCCGTCTGTGGAGCGATTCATCTCCATGAACAGAGGAATCAACGATGGAGGGGACTTGCCTGAAGACCTGCTCAGG AACCTGTATGATAGCATCAAGAACGAGCCCTTCAAAATCCCAGAGGACGACGGCAATGACCTCACGCACACTTTCTTCAACCCAGACAGGGAGGGCTGGCTGCTGAAACTGGG AGGGGGACGAGTAAAAACCTGGAAGAGGAGGTGGTTCATCCTCACCGACAACTGTCTGTACTACTTTGAGTACACCACA GACAAAGAGCCCAGAGGAATCATCCCCCTGGAGAACCTGAGCATCAAGGAGGTGGAGGATAAGAAGCCA AACTGCTTTGAGCTTTTCATACCGGACAATAAGGACCAGGTGATAAAGGCTTGTAAGACCGAGGCGGACGGACGCGTCGTGGAGGGGAACCATACCTTCTACCGTATTTCTGCCCCCACCACGGAGGAGAAAGATGACTGGATGAACAGCAtcaa AGCCGCAATCAGCAGGGATCCTTTTTACGAGATGTTGGCGGCCAGGAAAAAAAAGGTGTCTTCCATGAAGAGGCACTAG
- the cyth1a gene encoding cytohesin-1a isoform X3 produces the protein MEGENYVPDDLTPEEHQELENIRRRKQELLEDIQRLKDEIAEVTSEIENLGSTEERKNMQRNKQVAMGRKKFNMDPKKGIQFLIENDLLKNTSGDIAQFLYKGEGLNKTAIGDYLGERDDFNIEVLHAFVELHEFTDLNLVQALRQFLWSFRLPGEAQKIDRMMEAFAQRYCQCNAGVFQSTDTCYILSFAIIMLNTSLHNPNVKDKPSVERFISMNRGINDGGDLPEDLLRNLYDSIKNEPFKIPEDDGNDLTHTFFNPDREGWLLKLGGGRVKTWKRRWFILTDNCLYYFEYTTDKEPRGIIPLENLSIKEVEDKKPNCFELFIPDNKDQVIKACKTEADGRVVEGNHTFYRISAPTTEEKDDWMNSIKAAISRDPFYEMLAARKKKVSSMKRH, from the exons TCCCAGACGACCTCACCCCAGAGGAGCACCAGGAGCTGGAGAATATCCGCCGGCGCaaacaggagctgctggaggacatTCAG CGGCTGAAGGATGAGATAGCAGAGGTGACAAGTGAGATCGAGAACCTTGGTTCCACTGAGGAGAG GAAAAATATGCAGAGGAACAAACAGGTGGCGATGGGCCGTAAGAAATTCAACATGGACCCCAAAAAG gggATCCAGTTCCTGATTGAGAACGACTTACTGAAGAATACCAGCGGCGACATCGCTCAATTCCTCTACAAGGGCGAAGGCCTGAACAAGACAGCCATCGGCGACTACCTCGGAGAGAG AGATGACTTCAATATCGAAGTCCTCCATGCCTTTGTGGAGCTTCATGAGTTCACAGACCTCAACCTGGTTCAGGCCCTAAG ACAGTTCCTGTGGAGTTTTCGACTGCCGGGAGAGGCTCAGAAGATCGACCGCATGATGGAGGCCTTCGCTCAGCGCTACTGCCAGTGCAACGCTGGCGTTTTCCAGTCCACAG aCACCTGTTACATCCTGTCGTTTGCCATCATCATGCTCAACACCAGCCTCCACAACCCCAACGTGAAGGACAAGCCGTCTGTGGAGCGATTCATCTCCATGAACAGAGGAATCAACGATGGAGGGGACTTGCCTGAAGACCTGCTCAGG AACCTGTATGATAGCATCAAGAACGAGCCCTTCAAAATCCCAGAGGACGACGGCAATGACCTCACGCACACTTTCTTCAACCCAGACAGGGAGGGCTGGCTGCTGAAACTGGG AGGGGGACGAGTAAAAACCTGGAAGAGGAGGTGGTTCATCCTCACCGACAACTGTCTGTACTACTTTGAGTACACCACA GACAAAGAGCCCAGAGGAATCATCCCCCTGGAGAACCTGAGCATCAAGGAGGTGGAGGATAAGAAGCCA AACTGCTTTGAGCTTTTCATACCGGACAATAAGGACCAGGTGATAAAGGCTTGTAAGACCGAGGCGGACGGACGCGTCGTGGAGGGGAACCATACCTTCTACCGTATTTCTGCCCCCACCACGGAGGAGAAAGATGACTGGATGAACAGCAtcaa AGCCGCAATCAGCAGGGATCCTTTTTACGAGATGTTGGCGGCCAGGAAAAAAAAGGTGTCTTCCATGAAGAGGCACTAG
- the cyth1a gene encoding cytohesin-1a isoform X4 gives MQRNKQVAMGRKKFNMDPKKGIQFLIENDLLKNTSGDIAQFLYKGEGLNKTAIGDYLGERDDFNIEVLHAFVELHEFTDLNLVQALRQFLWSFRLPGEAQKIDRMMEAFAQRYCQCNAGVFQSTDTCYILSFAIIMLNTSLHNPNVKDKPSVERFISMNRGINDGGDLPEDLLRNLYDSIKNEPFKIPEDDGNDLTHTFFNPDREGWLLKLGGGRVKTWKRRWFILTDNCLYYFEYTTDKEPRGIIPLENLSIKEVEDKKPNCFELFIPDNKDQVIKACKTEADGRVVEGNHTFYRISAPTTEEKDDWMNSIKAAISRDPFYEMLAARKKKVSSMKRH, from the exons ATGCAGAGGAACAAACAGGTGGCGATGGGCCGTAAGAAATTCAACATGGACCCCAAAAAG gggATCCAGTTCCTGATTGAGAACGACTTACTGAAGAATACCAGCGGCGACATCGCTCAATTCCTCTACAAGGGCGAAGGCCTGAACAAGACAGCCATCGGCGACTACCTCGGAGAGAG AGATGACTTCAATATCGAAGTCCTCCATGCCTTTGTGGAGCTTCATGAGTTCACAGACCTCAACCTGGTTCAGGCCCTAAG ACAGTTCCTGTGGAGTTTTCGACTGCCGGGAGAGGCTCAGAAGATCGACCGCATGATGGAGGCCTTCGCTCAGCGCTACTGCCAGTGCAACGCTGGCGTTTTCCAGTCCACAG aCACCTGTTACATCCTGTCGTTTGCCATCATCATGCTCAACACCAGCCTCCACAACCCCAACGTGAAGGACAAGCCGTCTGTGGAGCGATTCATCTCCATGAACAGAGGAATCAACGATGGAGGGGACTTGCCTGAAGACCTGCTCAGG AACCTGTATGATAGCATCAAGAACGAGCCCTTCAAAATCCCAGAGGACGACGGCAATGACCTCACGCACACTTTCTTCAACCCAGACAGGGAGGGCTGGCTGCTGAAACTGGG AGGGGGACGAGTAAAAACCTGGAAGAGGAGGTGGTTCATCCTCACCGACAACTGTCTGTACTACTTTGAGTACACCACA GACAAAGAGCCCAGAGGAATCATCCCCCTGGAGAACCTGAGCATCAAGGAGGTGGAGGATAAGAAGCCA AACTGCTTTGAGCTTTTCATACCGGACAATAAGGACCAGGTGATAAAGGCTTGTAAGACCGAGGCGGACGGACGCGTCGTGGAGGGGAACCATACCTTCTACCGTATTTCTGCCCCCACCACGGAGGAGAAAGATGACTGGATGAACAGCAtcaa AGCCGCAATCAGCAGGGATCCTTTTTACGAGATGTTGGCGGCCAGGAAAAAAAAGGTGTCTTCCATGAAGAGGCACTAG